In the genome of Corythoichthys intestinalis isolate RoL2023-P3 chromosome 19, ASM3026506v1, whole genome shotgun sequence, one region contains:
- the LOC130907966 gene encoding homeobox protein Nkx-2.2-like: MSLGGFSVRDILDLPDESAGCGAEDQDEVQEELSPHARPGATSKASGAASRGRKRRVLFSKAQTWELERRFRQQRYLSAVERERLAGRVRLTPNQVKIWFQNRRYKMKRACRARRGLHEAMRLHAQASCLAFAFGRLQRMCLQRAFPVHACVLRADANWT, translated from the exons ATGTCTTTGGGGGGTTTCTCGGTGCGGGACATTCTGGACCTACCTGACGAATCTGCCGGTTGCGGTGCCGAAGATCAGGACGAGGTGCAGGAGGAGCTGTCAC CGCACGCGCGTCCGGGCGCGACCTCGAAGGCGTCCGGCGCGGCTTCCCGCGGCCGTAAGCGTCGCGTCCTCTTCTCCAAGGCGCAGACGTGGGAACTGGAGCGTCGCTTCCGGCAGCAGCGCTACCTGTCGGCCGTCGAGAGGGAGCGGCTGGCCGGCCGCGTCCGGCTGACGCCCAACCAGGTGAAGATCTGGTTCCAGAACCGCCGCTACAAGATGAAGCGCGCGTGCAGGGCCCGGCGCGGCCTGCACGAGGCGATGCGGCTGCACGCGCAGGCGAGCTGCCTCGCCTTCGCCTTCGGCCGGCTGCAGAGGATGTGCCTGCAGCGGGCCTTCCCCGTGCACGCGTGCGTCCTCCGAGCCGACGCCAACTGGACCTGA
- the LOC130907781 gene encoding homeobox protein Nkx-2.4-like: MSVSPSRHSRTPFSVTDILHGPMEDVYRRFEPGPAGTLYRYQQHHQHHHHQQQQQQRHQHPPQQQLQLAAAAAGSSGAAAYNVQHFSGSLSGGFCGGGAAAEMTAYQDGTRAAWYSVPETRYAPISRLVGSCGGGGGGGTTASDGGKSAWSAPPRRKRRVLFSQAQVLELERRFKQQKYLSAPEREHLAALIHLTPNQVKIWFQNHRYKLKRQVKDKAAGGGGGNDDGDGDGDDDDNDGGQRQAGPGRTSSSQAPPTLAKAARPSRRDSEPAPERPDEALLDYTGGGAFASSTGSALLYGRTW; the protein is encoded by the exons ATGTCCGTAAGCCCCAGCAGACACTCTCGCACCCCCTTCTCCGTCACCGACATCCTGCACGGCCCAATGGAGGACGTGTACCGCAGGTTCGAGCCGGGCCCTGCAGGTACCCTGTACCGCTACCAGCAGCATCatcaacatcatcatcatcagcagcagcagcagcagcggcACCAGCACCCGCCGCAACAGCAACTGCAActggccgccgccgccgccgggtCTTCCGGCGCCGCAGCCTACAACGTGCAGCACTTTTCGGGCTCTCTCAGCGGGGGGTTCTGCGGAGGCGGCGCCGCCGCCGAGATGACGGCCTACCAGGACGGCACCAGGGCGGCCTGGTACAGCGTGCCCGAAACAAGATACGCGCCAA TCTCCCGGTTGGTGGGCTcctgcggcggcggcggcggcggcgggacGACGGCCTCGGACGGCGGCAAGTCGGCGTGGTCGGCCCCGCCTCGGCGGAAGCGGCGCGTCCTCTTCTCGCAGGCCCAAGTGCTGGAGCTGGAGCGCCGCTTCAAGCAGCAAAAGTATCTGTCGGCCCCGGAGAGGGAGCACCTGGCCGCTCTCATTCACCTCACCCCCAACcaagtgaaaatttggttccagaACCACCGCTACAAGCTCAAGCGGCAAGTCAAGGACAAGGCGGCCGGCGGAGGCGGAGGAAACGACGACGGCGACGGCGACGGCGACGACGACGACAACGACGGAGGCCAAAGACAGGCCGGCCCCGGCCGCACTTCGTCGTCCCAGGCTCCTCCGACGTTAGCCAAGGCCGCCAGGCCGAGTAGGCGAGACTCCGAGCCGGCACCGGAGCGGCCCGACGAGGCGCTACTCGACTACACCGGCGGCGGCGCGTTCGCTTCCTCGACGGGCTCCGCTTTGCTCTACGGGAGAACTTGGTAG